One Coffea arabica cultivar ET-39 chromosome 5e, Coffea Arabica ET-39 HiFi, whole genome shotgun sequence DNA segment encodes these proteins:
- the LOC113687993 gene encoding anthocyanidin 3-O-glucosyltransferase 2, producing MKKAELVFVTVLGIGHLVSCVELAKLLVECDERLSITVLIMKLPFDPKVSSYTNSLVETPNLHIRYLELMKEEPSSQLSSFLSILFRFIDNHKSCVREVLAEISNCVSSHLGGIVIDMFCTSLIDVANEFGVPSYIFCPGGAATLGVLFQLQSLRDDLNEDVSHYENSDDELALPTYINPVPAKLLSSALFEKDGSVDMFLDQAKRYRKTKGIIINTFLELESHAIHALSNDKTIPPVYAVGPVLNLKGSNSQNQETEMIMKWLDLQPECSVVFLCFGSAGSFDGDQVKEIAYALERSGYRFLWSLRRPSPKEKFEFPSEYENLDEVMPEGFLQRTAAVGKVIGWAPQAAVLSHPAVGGFVSHCGWNSILESIWCGVPVATWPLYSEQQQNAFLMVKDLAMAVEIKIDFKRDFVLGVSSEILSADVIERGIKHLMDPEKEIKEKVKEMKEKSRLAPNEGGSSYASLKCFLEDVLDNIP from the coding sequence ATGAAAAAAGCAGAGCTGGTTTTCGTTACTGTACTAGGGATTGGCCACTTAGTATCATGTGTTGAACTAGCAAAGCTTCTCGTTGAATGTGATGAACGATTATCGATCACCGTCCTGATTATGAAGCTGCCCTTTGATCCAAAAGTCAGTAGCTACACAAATTCGTTGGTAGAAACTCCGAATTTGCACATAAGGTACCTTGAGCTCATGAAAGAAGAGCCTTCTTCTCAATTGTCATCTTTTCTTTCGATTCTGTTTCGATTTATCGACAACCATAAAAGTTGTGTGAGGGAGGTTCTTGCTGAAATATCCAATTGTGTTTCGTCGCATCTTGGTGGGATCGTCATAGACATGTTTTGCACCTCTTTGATTGATGTAGCCAATGAATTTGGAGTTCCTTCCTATATATTTTGCCCAGGCGGTGCTGCAACGCTTGGCGTTTTATTCCAGTTGCAAAGTCTGAGAGATGATCTCAATGAAGATGTGAGCCATTACGAGAATTCAGACGATGAATTAGCTTTGCCTACTTACATCAATCCTGTTCCAGCTAAACTTTTGTCATCTGCATTGTTTGAGAAGGATGGAAGTGTCGACATGTTCCTCGATCAGGCAAAGAGATACAGGAAGACCAAGGGAATCATAATTAACACTTTCCTTGAGTTAGAATCCCATGCGATTCACGCCTTGAGCAATGATAAAACCATCCCACCAGTATATGCAGTAGGGCCTGTATTGAATCTGAAGGGAAGCAATagtcaaaatcaagaaactgaGATGATTATGAAATGGCTAGATCTTCAGCCAGAATGTTCTGTTGTGTTCCTTTGCTTTGGTAGTGCAGGTAGTTTTGATGGTGACCAAGTGAAGGAAATTGCCTATGCACTCGAGCGCAGTGGATATCGATTCCTCTGGTCATTGAGAAGGCCTTCACCTAAAGAAAAATTTGAGTTTCCAAGTGAGTATGAGAACCTGGATGAAGTCATGCCAGAAGGGTTCTTGCAGCGAACTGCAGCTGTTGGAAAAGTTATTGGATGGGCACCACAGGCGGCAGTTCTATCCCATCCTGCTGTGGGGGGCTTTGTTTCTCACTGTGGTTGGAACTCAATATTGGAAAGCATTTGGTGCGGTGTGCCAGTGGCAACTTGGCCGCTTTATTCAGAGCAGCAGCAGAATGCATTCCTAATGGTGAAAGACTTGGCAATGGCAGTGGAgatcaaaatagatttcaaaagGGATTTTGTACTGGGTGTGAGCAGTGAGATTTTGAGTGCAGATGTGATTGAAAGAGGGATTAAACATCTGATGGATCCTGAGAAGGAAATCAAAGAGAAGGTGAAGGAAATGAAGGAGAAGAGCAGGTTGGCTCCTAATGAAGGAGGATCATCCTATGCTTCCTTGAAGTGCTTTCTTGAAGATGTGTTAGATAACATTCCATGA
- the LOC113687992 gene encoding UDP-glycosyltransferase 71E1-like translates to MISLITDNKISQFNTAKQFIDSKFKFIKQKSWKHGSFHYENSDVELVFPTYINPVPAKLLSSILSDKAVVDQAKRYRKTKGIIINTFLGLESHAIHALSNDKTIPPVYAVGPLLNLKGSNSQNQETEMIMKWLDLQPECSVVFLCFGSGGSFDDDQVKEIAYALERSGYRFLWSLRRPSPKENFEFPSEYENLDEVLPEGFLQRTAAVGKVIGWAPQAAVLSHPAVGGFVSHCGWNSILESVWYGVPVATWPLFAEQQQNAFLMVKDLAMAVEIKIDFKRDFVLGVSSEILSADVIERGIKHLMDPEKEIKEKVKEMKEKSRLAPNEGGSSYASS, encoded by the coding sequence ATGATTAGCTTGATTactgataataaaatttcacaattcaACACTGCTAAGCAATTTATTGAtagtaaatttaaatttatcaaGCAAAAATCCTGGAAACATGGTAGTTTCCATTACGAGAATTCAGACGTTGAATTAGTTTTCCCTACTTACATCAATCCTGTTCCAGCTAAACTTTTGTCATCTATACTCTCTGACAAGGCTGTAGTCGATCAAGCTAAAAGATACAGGAAGACCAAGGGAATCATAATTAACACTTTCCTTGGGCTAGAATCCCATGCGATTCACGCCTTGAGCAATGATAAAACCATCCCACCAGTATATGCAGTAGGGCCACTATTGAATCTGAAGGGAAGCAATagtcaaaatcaagaaactgaGATGATTATGAAATGGCTAGATCTTCAGCCAGAATGTTCTGTTGTGTTCCTTTGCTTTGGTAGTGGAGGTAGTTTTGATGATGACCAAGTGAAGGAAATTGCCTATGCACTCGAGCGCAGTGGATATCGATTCCTCTGGTCATTGAGAAGGCCTTCAcctaaagaaaattttgagtttccaAGTGAGTATGAGAACCTGGATGAAGTCTTGCCAGAAGGGTTCTTGCAGCGAACTGCAGCCGTTGGAAAAGTTATTGGATGGGCACCACAGGCGGCAGTTCTATCCCATCCTGCTGTGGGGGGCTTTGTTTCTCACTGTGGTTGGAACTCAATATTGGAAAGCGTTTGGTACGGTGTGCCAGTGGCAACTTGGCCGCTTTTTGCAGAGCAGCAGCAGAATGCATTCCTAATGGTGAAAGACTTGGCAATGGCAGTGGAgatcaaaatagatttcaaaagGGATTTCGTACTGGGTGTGAGCAGTGAGATTTTGAGTGCAGATGTGATTGAAAGAGGGATTAAACATCTGATGGATCCTGAGAAGGAAATCAAAGAGAAGGTGAAGGAAATGAAGGAGAAGAGCAGGTTGGCTCCTAATGAAGGAGGATCATCCTATGCTTCCTCATAG